tcccCTGCACTGTGTGAATCCCCAGCCCTCCGGTccatgagccacaccctcaggtcaggtgagcacatctcgtagaatcgctccaggaccgccagctcgaccaggtcctttacggactgggctcccatcccaaacacccacttctggtagtattgcctcaggcggaaggccgcatctacataggtttcctctgccctcttctgcccctcctggaacctcttcttgttctccggagtcagcccaaacttatgcagcagggcctgtttgaaccgttcatagtccccaggctgcagcccctccaggtggctgagcaccactgcggccttctggcccagcaagggggtgaggtgtcggAGCCATTCGGTTGGGGGAACCttgtgcaactcacaggctcactCAAAggtggtaaggaactcgtccatgtcccctgggtcctgacactgggccagcacgcgcgcctccaagtgactggccaccccgagccgtctggccctctccccgcttaccgcagctgggacCTCTTGGCGTCTCACCTCCGCCATGGCTCGCTCAttctcccgctctcgctctctctcctcccgctgtctctcctCCGCTCCTGCTGGAAAGATGGTTAAAGGAATTTGAAATTGGATACAACCTCAATGCATTGCATCCATCAACCCATTGGACAATCTCCCTACTGTCTTATCTCTCTGTTGGTTCTCCTGTGTGTTGTCTGAGTTTCTGTTGGTTTGTCTGGGAGCCTGTGAAGAACACATgaatccatactgggtcagaacaaaggtccaccgagcccaggatcctgtcttctgccagaggctagaaactgataccccagagggagtgaagaaaACAGGTAATtaccaaagtgatccctctcctgacatccatttccaaattCTAACAAACACAGGCTAGAGACACCCTAACTAAACATCCTGGCTAAtcgccactgatggacctaacctccatgaagttACCCAGTTCTTTttcgaaccctgttaaagtcatggccttcacaacctcttctagcaaggagttccccaggccaACCATGCACTGCacgaagaaaaacttccttttgttagttatTAACCTTTAATTTCATTCTGTGACCCATAATTCCAGGCCGTCCTGACTTTTTGCACAGAAGCAATGGATTCTGAGGGTGTGAGTCTgccacatgagccatggcagACAGAAGAGCCAATCAACGTAAGGTGGGATTTTGGAAGGATCCAAAAGGAAATTTACACTGGGTGAAGTCAATGAAGACTTTGACTCACCCCTCCGATTTTGTAGAACATTTTCAAAGGTTTTAGGGCTTCACCCTTTCTTGCTTTTTGGCATGCAGACACAAAAAGGAAGACCAAAGTGTATTTTGGAGTTACCCAGCAGCCAGAATCTAGAATCCTAACAGAACTTTTCTTTATTCCTTTTCCTTCTCATGCATGTCCCTGGTTCCATCCTTAACAATATATAGTAATGTCATGTTTTGGAGTATCATGAGTCTGGGATGCAACCCACAaaaggacagggagggagggagggaggctgtctTTTAATTTGGCTCACCTTTATTTTGGCCCTTAATGTTTCTTATGCCTCCCTCATTGCACTTCACTCCTCCCACCTAGTTTTCTGACCTTGTCTGAGGAACGCCCTTGAACATTTACATGTCAAGCTCCCACTATCCCCAGCAACAATTTAAACCTGTGCCTTATCTTGTCTTAAGGTGCTGTAACCTCACCTGGTCAGGTGAAAGTGACCCAGGGTGTTTGTGTTCTTTGTTCACATATGGTAGAAAGAAGCAAACAATTGAGTTTGAAAGACGTAAGAATGGAAGTGGGCAACCAAAACCTAAAAGTCTATCTCAGCCTTATACACAGGCCACTAACCTACATTATCATCACTAGTCCAAGATACATTAGAACATTATAACATATGAATGGTTGTACTGGGTTTGGCCAATTGTCCAGCTAcgcctgtatcctgtcttctgatgttgcccaatgccaggggccccagaggggacaaacagaataggtaatcGTAAAATGATTAACCCCCAGTCACCCATTTCCAACTTCcgtcaaacagaggctaggaaaacgatccttgcccatcctggctaatagccatagttggacctattctccatgaatttacctcATTCTTATTTGAACCCTGTtttagtcttggacttcacaacatcctttggcaaggagttccacagattaactgtgCATTGagtgaaaaaaatacttcctttggtttgttttaaacctgctaccctttAATTTCAGTTGATGACCCccctcattcttgtgttcttgGAAAgaataaataactcttctttatttactttcacttcacCCGTAGTGATTTCActtacctctatcatatcctcctcTTAGGTGGCTCATAGAGAAGTTTTGCATTGAGGTCAAAATCCTTAAACGTATTGCGAGCCTAACTCCCCTAGAAATCAAAGAATGTTTAGCCATTGAAATTTTTTTGAGGGCCTGGGCCAAGGGAAGggtcttattttttaatttgataaaaaactcaataactcAAGagtatgtgaatacgagacagtccttctaaaataatgtcaaaccatactttttgtaactgctATTTTAAGATGTGTGAACACactatgatttgtaatgtgatacatgtttccTTCAGGGTACTAAAGGATGTTCActgactttttacatattctatttcctcacactttacataagtgtttttctttctgctgtcttcctgactttcactcccgaacccactttaatgatgccaattttacttcatgtttaatttcagttttctttcttaaaatgtgtgttgcccttcacagtagGAATGCCACaaacttcctcctccttttcaaaatcaagagttTATTAGTAAGATAATGAAAACAGAGGTACAGCgtgatatcccacaatgcactgcacctatgaaagggggagttatccaatgtttcaggGTCATATAGTCTTTGCtctttagatgtgagttgttcattgttgggccttTAGACGTTCCCCTTTTACCAACAGTAATcaggaaggtgtttttttttttttactttgcagttatagtttTGGGAGGTGgaaagaagtccttgaagagccacagGGGTCTCCAGAGTTGCAGATTGTAGACCCCTGGCCTGAaacccaactcccactgaatgCCCATTATAGTTGGAATGATAACTTCTGTGTGTGTCTTTGCTTATTTCCTGCAGGTCATTTCTTTGCAAGATATCCAGGTATTTATTGTCTACCATAGATGAACTATGCAGAGGACTCAGGAAGGAAGAACCTCACACTGGTGACTGAATTCATACTGATGGGATTGTCCAACCACCGTGAGCTGGAAGTGCCTCTGTTCTTCATCTATCTGTTCATTTATAGCTTGACCTTGTTGGGGAACCTCCTCATCATTATCATCACCCTGGATCCCGCCCTTCACatccccatgtatttcttcctccgAGTCTTATCCTTTCTGGAAATCTGCTACACCTCCGTCACTATCCCCAAGATGCTGGTGAACTTCCTCTCAGATGACAAGTCCATTTCCTACACTGGGTGTGCGGCACAAGTGTTCTTCATGCTCTTCCTTGGAATCACTGAGTGCTTGCTTCTGGCCACGATGGCATATGACCGCTACATGGCCATATGCAACCCACTAAGGTACAGGATTATCGTGAACAGAAAGGTCTGCCTCTCCTTGGCCATTCTTTCTTGGCTCGGTGGGAATGTGCTGGCACTCATACAGGCCATCTGGGTTTTCCACTTGCCGTTTCGTGGCTCCAACCAGATTAATTATTTCTTCTGTGATATTCCCCCATTGATTAAGCTTGCCTGCTCTGACACCTCTATCTATGAATTGCAGATGTTCACAATTACTATGTTGTGCAACTTCACTCCATTTTGTCTCATCCTTGTATCCTATGTTGTCATTATATCCACCATTTTAAAGATGGCTTCAGCTGAAGGCAGAcaaaaagccttctccacctgctcctcacaCCTCATTGTGGTGACTTTGTATTATGGCAGCAGTTGCTTGATCTACTTAAGACCCAAGTCCATGAACACCCTGGAAAGCAGCAAAGTTCTAGGTCTTGTGTATACAACCATGACCCCCATTCTGAACCCTATCATCTACAGCCTGAGGAACAAGGAGGTGAAAGAGGCTCTGAGGAGATTGTTCAGGTGTGGGCTGAAAATCTACTAATTGGGACATACTTCTTGTTGTGATATCAGGTACACAAGTTTGAAGCTCTGCACTAGATACTGTGGCATCAATGGCTTGGAATGTTATAGTTCAACTAGGGTCAAAACTCTACAAAATGCAACATGGGCAAATGTTCTTAACATATTGTCAATTTTCCATTTTGGTTGAAATAAGAAATTTTGGACAGAAAAGTCACCGCGGTTTCAGAAAAGAAGCTCGTTTCTGCGGCTGATTGAAACATGAAGACTATGTCTGGACAAGAAGCCCCTGTCAGttgaagtcactgtcagaagggattccgtggaaaaacttctgttaacagattgtgtctacatgcaaaagcaggttgaaagagcaatccactctattGAGAGAAGggtcaaccagaagctcagcaaatagggctgccctGGAAACCAGAaggcctgtctgttgacaaaagggtccctggagcatctacacgacTGTTCTCTTGACAGACTGATGTTAAGAGAGGCATAATACAGAACGGCGAGAGTTATAACACTGCCGGTGGATGtgccagttttatcaacaaactgtcaacaaagcggattttgtgtgtagacgctccatggttttttccaacaaaagcctggttttgcagGGAAAAGCCCCTGGTGTAGATGTAACCAGagagaaaaataacaaaaaa
The window above is part of the Carettochelys insculpta isolate YL-2023 chromosome 32, ASM3395843v1, whole genome shotgun sequence genome. Proteins encoded here:
- the LOC142004758 gene encoding olfactory receptor 10A7-like, whose translation is MNYAEDSGRKNLTLVTEFILMGLSNHRELEVPLFFIYLFIYSLTLLGNLLIIIITLDPALHIPMYFFLRVLSFLEICYTSVTIPKMLVNFLSDDKSISYTGCAAQVFFMLFLGITECLLLATMAYDRYMAICNPLRYRIIVNRKVCLSLAILSWLGGNVLALIQAIWVFHLPFRGSNQINYFFCDIPPLIKLACSDTSIYELQMFTITMLCNFTPFCLILVSYVVIISTILKMASAEGRQKAFSTCSSHLIVVTLYYGSSCLIYLRPKSMNTLESSKVLGLVYTTMTPILNPIIYSLRNKEVKEALRRLFRCGLKIY